One genomic window of Garra rufa chromosome 2, GarRuf1.0, whole genome shotgun sequence includes the following:
- the agpat4 gene encoding 1-acyl-sn-glycerol-3-phosphate acyltransferase delta, with translation MIRMGILQVLKTQLLCHLIICYVFLVSGIIINLLQICTLPLWPINKQLARKINCRLGYSISSQLVALLEWWSGTECTLYTDPESYKLYGKENAIVVLNHNFEIDFLTGWTFCERFGVLGSSKVLAKKELSFVPVIGWMWYFLEIVFCKRKWEEDRKKVVQSLRNLRDYPENYWFLLHCEGTRFTEKKHKISMEVAEKKGLPKLKYHLLPRTKGFCVTVQNLRGTVTAVYDSTLNFRNNEVPTLLGVLNGKKYHADLYVRRIPLDTIPEDESECAAWLHKLYQEKDEFQEHYRQAGRFPGPITNAPRRIWALLNWLFWVCLLVYPLCMLLLQLLLSGSTFTVVCTFVFCLAVSVGIRWMIGQTEIDKGSNYGNKDMQMNNN, from the exons ATGATAAGGATGGGAATCCTTCAAGTGCTGAAAACTCAGTTGCTGTGCCATCTCATCATTTGTTATGTGTTCCTCGTCAGCGGAATTATTATCAACCTTCTGCAGATTTGTACACTACCACTGTGGCCCATTAACAAGCAGCTCGCACGCAAGATCAACTGCAGATTGGGTTATTCCATTTCTAGTC AATTGGTGGCATTGTTGGAATGGTGGTCCGGGACAGAATGCACCCTTTACACAGATCCAGAAAGCTATAAATTATATGGAAAAGAAAACGCTATTGTTGTACTCAATCACAACTTTGAGATTGATTTTTTGACTGGCTGGACCTTCTGCGAGAGATTTGGCGTTTTAGGG AGCTCAAAGGTGTTGGCAAAAAAGGAACTTTCCTTTGTTCCTGTGATTGGCTGGATGTGGTACTTCCTAGAGATTGTCTTTTGCAAACGAAAATGGGAAGAGGATCGCAAGAAAGTAGTGCAAAGCCTGCGGAACCTTCGGGATTATCCGGAAAACTATTGG TTCCTGTTGCACTGTGAGGGCACACGATTCACAGAAAAGAAGCACAAGATTAGTATGGAGGTGGCAGAGAAGAAAGGTCTACCCAAACTCAAATACCACCTTCTACCTCGGACCAAGGGCTTTTGTGTCACGGTCCAGAACCTCAGGGGAACGG TTACTGCTGTGTACGATTCTACACTTAATTTCAGAAACAACGAAGTGCCAACTTTACTAGGCGTGCTCAACGGGAAAAAGTACCATGCTGATTTATATGTGAg GCGGATTCCTCTGGACACAATCCCAGAGGATGAGTCTGAATGTGCGGCCTGGCTTCACAAACTATATCAGGAAAAA GATGAATTCCAAGAGCATTACAGACAGGCAGGACGTTTTCCGGGTCCCATTACAAACGCTCCGCGCCGAATTTGGGCCCTGCTGAACTGGCTCTTCTGGGTTTGTTTGCTGGTCTACCCTCTCTGCATGTTACTGCTGCAACTGCTGCTATCAGGATCCACCTTCACTGTCGTCTGTACATTTGTCTTCTGTCTAGCAG
- the erlec1 gene encoding endoplasmic reticulum lectin 1 isoform X1, whose translation MRVIWRWFWGLVWVGVCANRAGSPVFSDEIPFKIKWPGADFTLSTSGGLYKEDDYVIMTTTEKEKYKCLLPSLSSNQEDDVKEYSGLSPAMLLEPLFTQSSCSYRIESYWTYEVCHGKHVRQYHEDKETGQKINIQEYFLGNMKKKENAESETEKSSDSETERPNTNTEVPTKNIEGQLTPYYPVEMGHGTECSLRQNEPRSTTVLYVCHPEAKHEILTIAEVITCQYEVVVLTPLLCPHPKYRFKSSPVNDIFCQALGGSPLRPQSLSQLDREQEELRKPTFSTTGERDQRGSREESSPVKEEAYTSTHKPLTVGGQAQVTVGTTHISRLTDEQLIKEFLSGSYCLHGGVGWWKYEFCYGKHVHQYHDDKEHGKNIVVVGSWNTEDHINWAKKNVARSYHLKDNGAQKVKVVSHFYGHGDLCDLTGKPRQVIVKLKCKESESPHAVTVYMLEPQTCQYILGVESPVICKILDTADENGLLSIPS comes from the exons ATGCGGGTGATTTGGCGCTGGTTTTGGGGGCTGGTTTGGGTCGGAGTGTGTGCAAATCGTGCTGGATCTCCTGTGTTTTCTGATGAGATCCCCTTCAAAATCAAATGGCCTGGGGCGGACTTCACCCTG TCAACGTCAGGAGGCCTGTACAAAGAAGATGACTATGTTATCATGACAACTACAGAAAAAGAAAAGTACAAATGTTTATTGCCATCTTTGTCCAGCAACCAGGAG GATGATGTGAAGGAGTATAGCGGACTGAGTCCagctatgctgctggagccgttATTCACACAGAGCAGCTGCTCCTACAGA ATCGAGTCTTACTGGACATATGAAGTGTGCCACGGGAAGCATGTACGGCAGTACCACGAGGACAAGGAAACGGGGCAG AAGATCAACATCCAGGAATACTTTCTGGGTAAcatgaagaaaaaagaaaatgcag AATCAGAAACAGAAAAATCCAGCGACTCTGAAACTGAAAGACCAAACACCAATACAGAG GTGCCAACAAAGAATATAGAGGGTCAGCTGACACCATACTATCCTGTAGAGATGGGACATGGGACTGAATGCTCTCTGAGACAGAATGAACCTCGCTCTACCACAGTGCTGTACGTCTGCCATCCGGAAGCAAAACATGAGATCCTCACAATCGCTGAGGTCATCACCTGTCAGTATGAAGTAGTGGTGCTCACACCCCTCCTCTGTCCTCACCCCAAATACAG GTTCAAGTCCTCCCCAGTGAATGATATCTTTTGCCAGGCTTTGGGTGGCTCCCCTCTCAGACCTCAGAGTCTGTCCCAGCTGGATCGAGAGCAGGAAGAGCTGCGCAAACCAACATTTAGCACAACTGGCGAAAGAGATCAGAGGGGATCCAGG GAGGAATCATCTCCAGTGAAGGAAGAGGCATATACCTCTACCCATAAGCCCCTGACAGTGGGCGGGCAAGCCCAGGTCACTGTTGGCACCACACACATCTCTCGTCTGACTGATGAACAGCTGATCAAGGAGTTCCTGAGTGGCTCATATTGTTTGCATGGG GGTGTTGGATGGTGGAAGTATGAATTCTGTTATGGAAAGCACGTCCACCAGTATCATGAC GATAAAGAACATGGGAAGAACATTGTGGTAGTGGGCAGCTGGAACACTGAGGATCATATTAACTGGGCCAAGAAGAACGTGGCACGATCTTATCATTTAAAAGACAACGGAGCGCAGAAAGTCAA GGTCGTATCCCACTTCTATGGCCATGGAGATCTTTGTGACCTAACAGGAAAACCAAGACAGGTTATAGTCAAGCTCAA GTGCAAGGAGTCAGAGTCTCCTCATGCTGTTACAGTTTACATGCTGGAACCGCAGACCTGTCAATATATTCTAGGG GTTGAGTCGCCCGTAATATGCAAGATCTTAGACACTGCAGATGAAAATGGACTTCTTTCAATCCCTAGCTAG
- the erlec1 gene encoding endoplasmic reticulum lectin 1 isoform X2 — protein sequence MRVIWRWFWGLVWVGVCANRAGSPVFSDEIPFKIKWPGADFTLSTSGGLYKEDDYVIMTTTEKEKYKCLLPSLSSNQEDDVKEYSGLSPAMLLEPLFTQSSCSYRIESYWTYEVCHGKHVRQYHEDKETGQINIQEYFLGNMKKKENAESETEKSSDSETERPNTNTEVPTKNIEGQLTPYYPVEMGHGTECSLRQNEPRSTTVLYVCHPEAKHEILTIAEVITCQYEVVVLTPLLCPHPKYRFKSSPVNDIFCQALGGSPLRPQSLSQLDREQEELRKPTFSTTGERDQRGSREESSPVKEEAYTSTHKPLTVGGQAQVTVGTTHISRLTDEQLIKEFLSGSYCLHGGVGWWKYEFCYGKHVHQYHDDKEHGKNIVVVGSWNTEDHINWAKKNVARSYHLKDNGAQKVKVVSHFYGHGDLCDLTGKPRQVIVKLKCKESESPHAVTVYMLEPQTCQYILGVESPVICKILDTADENGLLSIPS from the exons ATGCGGGTGATTTGGCGCTGGTTTTGGGGGCTGGTTTGGGTCGGAGTGTGTGCAAATCGTGCTGGATCTCCTGTGTTTTCTGATGAGATCCCCTTCAAAATCAAATGGCCTGGGGCGGACTTCACCCTG TCAACGTCAGGAGGCCTGTACAAAGAAGATGACTATGTTATCATGACAACTACAGAAAAAGAAAAGTACAAATGTTTATTGCCATCTTTGTCCAGCAACCAGGAG GATGATGTGAAGGAGTATAGCGGACTGAGTCCagctatgctgctggagccgttATTCACACAGAGCAGCTGCTCCTACAGA ATCGAGTCTTACTGGACATATGAAGTGTGCCACGGGAAGCATGTACGGCAGTACCACGAGGACAAGGAAACGGGGCAG ATCAACATCCAGGAATACTTTCTGGGTAAcatgaagaaaaaagaaaatgcag AATCAGAAACAGAAAAATCCAGCGACTCTGAAACTGAAAGACCAAACACCAATACAGAG GTGCCAACAAAGAATATAGAGGGTCAGCTGACACCATACTATCCTGTAGAGATGGGACATGGGACTGAATGCTCTCTGAGACAGAATGAACCTCGCTCTACCACAGTGCTGTACGTCTGCCATCCGGAAGCAAAACATGAGATCCTCACAATCGCTGAGGTCATCACCTGTCAGTATGAAGTAGTGGTGCTCACACCCCTCCTCTGTCCTCACCCCAAATACAG GTTCAAGTCCTCCCCAGTGAATGATATCTTTTGCCAGGCTTTGGGTGGCTCCCCTCTCAGACCTCAGAGTCTGTCCCAGCTGGATCGAGAGCAGGAAGAGCTGCGCAAACCAACATTTAGCACAACTGGCGAAAGAGATCAGAGGGGATCCAGG GAGGAATCATCTCCAGTGAAGGAAGAGGCATATACCTCTACCCATAAGCCCCTGACAGTGGGCGGGCAAGCCCAGGTCACTGTTGGCACCACACACATCTCTCGTCTGACTGATGAACAGCTGATCAAGGAGTTCCTGAGTGGCTCATATTGTTTGCATGGG GGTGTTGGATGGTGGAAGTATGAATTCTGTTATGGAAAGCACGTCCACCAGTATCATGAC GATAAAGAACATGGGAAGAACATTGTGGTAGTGGGCAGCTGGAACACTGAGGATCATATTAACTGGGCCAAGAAGAACGTGGCACGATCTTATCATTTAAAAGACAACGGAGCGCAGAAAGTCAA GGTCGTATCCCACTTCTATGGCCATGGAGATCTTTGTGACCTAACAGGAAAACCAAGACAGGTTATAGTCAAGCTCAA GTGCAAGGAGTCAGAGTCTCCTCATGCTGTTACAGTTTACATGCTGGAACCGCAGACCTGTCAATATATTCTAGGG GTTGAGTCGCCCGTAATATGCAAGATCTTAGACACTGCAGATGAAAATGGACTTCTTTCAATCCCTAGCTAG
- the gpr75 gene encoding probable G-protein coupled receptor 75: protein MCTMNSTAWPLDLAEFAKPRSFNSSQSQSASVSGWALIHTATLASCSLLLVLIFCLGSYGNLVVFLSFFDPAFRKFRTNFDFMILNLSFCDLFICCVTAPMFALVLFLDAGDASGGVSKGFCFAFHLTSSGFIIMSLETVAVIALHRLRMVLGQQPNRTASFPCTLALTALLWTTSFTLAALVTLRAYPRSSGPCLPHFGLTGNKAKVVLYVYIADFAFCVGVVSISYLMIAQALRKNAQVRKCPIITVDATRPPASHPPLIAAGFEGMQCTVQVPSLYRNQTYNKLHHVQTHSFTRRTNQPLVPGAATGATCCQLVSTVNLATAKDSKAVVTCIVIVISVLLCCLPLGISLAQDMVSPESSFVHYQFELCGFALIFLKSGINPFVYSRNSAGLRRRVLCCLQWVTLGFLCCKHKTRLHAMGKGSLEVNRNKSSHHETNSAYMLSPKPQRRLVDQACGPSHSRDSMPSPCATVGRKPRPPSTSTPINTRIEPYYSIYNSSPSAGPSSPNSLQPVNSQTTAFAKSYVAMHYHTHQEALQDFDSTSAHQIPIPSV from the coding sequence ATGTGTACCATGAACAGCACTGCCTGGCCTTTGGACCTGGCTGAGTTTGCGAAACCTCGGAGCTTCAACAGCTCCCAGAGCCAGTCTGCTTCGGTGAGCGGCTGGGCCTTAATCCACACGGCTACTCTCGCCTCCTGCTCCCTCCTGTTGGTCCTCATCTTCTGCCTCGGCTCTTATGGAAACCTGGTGGTCTTCTTGTCCTTCTTCGACCCGGCGTTCCGCAAGTTCCGCACCAACTTCGACTTCATGATCCTCAACCTATCCTTCTGCGACCTGTTCATTTGCTGCGTCACCGCGCCAATGTTTGCACTGGTGCTCTTTCTAGATGCTGGAGATGCTAGCGGCGGCGTATCCAAGGGCTTCTGCTTCGCCTTCCACCTCACCAGCTCGGGGTTCATCATTATGTCCCTCGAAACGGTGGCTGTGATTGCCCTGCATCGGCTACGCATGGTTCTGGGGCAACAGCCCAACCGTACGGCCTCGTTCCCCTGTACTCTAGCCCTCACGGCATTGTTATGGACCACCAGTTTTACACTAGCGGCGTTGGTCACCTTACGAGCGTATCCCAGGAGCTCTGGACCTTGCCTGCCCCACTTTGGTCTTACCGGTAACAAGGCCAAGGTAGTATTGTATGTATACATTGCGGACTTTGCTTTCTGTGTAGGTGTGGTGTCCATCTCGTACCTCATGATCGCTCAGGCGTTAAGGAAGAACGCTCAGGTACGAAAGTGTCCCATCATCACGGTGGATGCAACACGTCCACCTGCTTCTCATCCGCCCCTCATCGCCGCTGGTTTCGAAGGCATGCAGTGTACAGTTCAGGTGCCTTCGCTGTACCGCAATCAGACCTACAACAAGCTCCATCATGTCCAGACGCACTCCTTTACCAGGAGAACCAACCAGCCCCTCGTTCCCGGGGCTGCCACTGGAGCAACTTGCTGCCAGTTGGTCTCCACAGTTAACCTGGCGACAGCCAAGGATTCAAAGGCTGTGGTGACATGCATAGTGATCGTCATCTCTGTGTTGTTGTGCTGCCTACCGCTAGGTATATCCTTGGCGCAGGATATGGTGTCACCGGAGAGCAGCTTTGTCCACTACCAGTTCGAGCTCTGTGGATTCGCCCTCATCTTCCTGAAGTCTGGAATCAACCCGTTTGTGTATTCTCGTAACAGCGCGGGTCTGCGCCGCCGTGTGCTCTGCTGCCTCCAGTGGGTGACCTTGGGCTTCCTTTGCTGCAAGCACAAGACTCGCCTACATGCAATGGGCAAAGGAAGTCTGGAAGTCAACCGCAACAAGTCCTCGCACCACGAGACCAACTCTGCGTACATGCTCTCGCCGAAGCCTCAGAGGAGGCTGGTGGACCAGGCTTGCGGACCCAGTCACTCCCGGGACAGCATGCCCAGTCCCTGTGCCACCGTTGGACGCAAGCCCCGACCCCCGAGCACATCTACGCCCATCAATACGCGCATAGAGCCCTACTACAGTATCTACAACAGCAGTCCGTCAGCGGGCCCAAGTTCCCCCAACAGCCTGCAGCCAGTCAACTCTCAAACCACAGCCTTTGCCAAAAGCTATGTGGCTATGCACTACCACACTCACCAGGAGGCGCTGCAAGACTTTGACAGCACCTCAGCTCATCAGATTCCCATCCCATCGGTCTGA